From the genome of Verrucomicrobiota bacterium:
CTCTTTGTTGGCTTTTCGACTCATGCTTCGTGCATCGGCTTGGGTCAGCACGATTCTGAGTCAACCGGCCCCTCCCCCACTCCCCCTCCCCTTTTCTATGGTCACTATTAATTGGATTCAATTCGTGGGGAAAAGTTTTTGATTTTGTCCTTGCACCACCAGCATGAAACGGCTTTCATTACGCGCAAGTCTGAAAGACTTCACCAAACCTAAACTATAGAGAGTATGGCAAAACCACTGACGAAATCTCAGATTGCAGCAGCGATCGCCGAAAAGGCCGGCACTACGAAAAAAACCGCCGGCGAAATCCTCGAACATGTCGCCGAGCTGGCTTACAAAAACGCCAAGAACAGCTTTACGCTTCCGGGTCTCGGCAAGCTCGTGCTGGTGAACCGCAAGGCCCGCATCGGCCGCAACCCGGCCACGGGAGAGGAAATCAAAATCCCCGCCAAACGGGTGGTCAAGTTCCGCGTCGCCAAAGCGGCCAAGGACGCTATCCTGGGCGGCAAGTGATTGAAGTCGTTTCGCAAGGGCACTCCGATTCGTCGGGGTGCCCTTTTTTGTTTCCTCGATTCTGTTTTGAAAAATGCCTTTTGGGTGGAACAGGCCCCCAGCCTGTTGCGGCAGGCTGCCAACCGGCTACCAGCCTGCCGCGATTTCGGGGGCAAGTTGCCGCCGCAAACGGGCTGGTAGCCCGTGCCACCCATTCTTAAGACACGCTCTTGCGCGTGTTTTGAAAATGAAAATTGCCGGTCCCACCCAAGAGTCTATAATCCGCCGCCATAATTTATGAGACGAGCCGCTTTGCCCCTGGCCTGGTTGGGAGGCGTTTCCTTGTTCCTTTCCGCGAACGCCGCCATCATCACTGTTACCACCACCAATAACATCAGCCCCGGCGCGGGCGAGACTTCGTTGGCTCAGGCGCTGGCGCGAGTCGCCGACGGCGACGATATCCGGTTCAACATTCCCGGGGCGGGACCGCATTACATTGCCACGCCACCGGAGGGTTATCCGCAAATCAAGAAGAGCCACCTCACGATTGACGGCTACAGCCAGCCCGGATCGGCCCCCAACACGAATCCGATCCTCGCGCCCAACAACGCCCGCATCCGCATCTTTCTCGATTCGCGGAACGGAGGACGGACGGTCCTGGATTACGACGGCTACGGCACGTCAGAGAGCGCGATCCTCGGCGTTGTGGGCGGCGCGAATTTCACCGTGCGCGGCGTCGGTTTTCTGGGCCGCCTTGTCCCCGAAACGTCCGATGCCGATCCGGCGATCTATTGCGTCTCCTTCGCCGTGAAGGCGACCGACGGCCGCGTCAGCGGTTGCTGGATGGGCGTCGATGCCGACGGTAAAACCGTCGCCGGCGCCAACGCCGGCGTGACCGGATTTCGCTTCCGCGAAGGCGCCGACGCCTTTTTGAGCGACAACATCGTCGTCGGCGTGCCGGCTCGATCCACGAATGCGCCAGCGGGTTTCAACGTCATCGTCGGGATGAAAATTCCTGTCATCGTTGAAGGCGCCAACCTGCGCGTCGCGGGCAATTTCATCGGCGTCCTGCCGAACGGGACAAACGACTACAGTCTGACGCTGGCAGGCCTTCCCAACGAAGGCGGAATTCAGGTAGGACGGCACGGCGGCGGCACGCTGATCGGGACGGACGGCGACGGCGTCAATGACGAGAACGAGCGGAATATTTTCGGCGGCGTGATACCGCGGACGATTGCGAACTACAGCGCCACCGGCTACAACCACGTCATTGAATTCTACGGCGGCGGCCCGCGCACGAACGTCGTGATGGCCGGGAATTATTTCGGCGTGGGCATCGACGGCCAAACGCGCTTCACCAACGGCGTCCCGCTGGTCAGCGGCCAGACTGCCACCACGCGCATCGGTTCCGATTTCGATGGGAAGAGCGACGCCGTGGAAGGCAATGTCATTTTCAACAACTACCCTTCGAGTCTGTTCACACCGGAGGTGCTGGTGCGCGATTTTTTGGATGGCCTGGGCCAGGACGCCATCGTTTCGCTTCGCGGAAACAAGCTCGTCAACAACTTCGTGCCGCCGGTGAGTCCCCTCCGCAGCAGCGGGGCCTTCATCACCAATTACTACGCGAAGGCGCTGCTGGATCCCGGCCAGGGCATCGCGCCCGTCCTCTCTACGAACAGCGCCGCGAATCGGCTGATCGGGACCGTCCCGGTTGCGGATACGAATCTTTTCCCCGCGACGATTGTCGATGTTTATCTTCCCGACCAGGAAGGGTTGGCGAGCCGGGTTCCGGAATTGCCCGGCGGTTTCATTCAGGGCGCGGCTTACCTCGGATCTTTTGTGGAAGGATCGGGCGCGGACTTGAATCCCAAACCGGGCGAATTTGAGTTCGACATCACCAAGCTGAATCTCGCGGTGGGAATCGGTGTGACCGTGACGGCCAATTTCTCTCAAGAGTCGGCTGGCACACCCAACGCTCCGACGCTCACCACGCTCTTTTCCGAGGTCGTCCAACTCGGCAAGCCCGTTCAAGTCGCTCCCCCGACAGCGCCGCGGCTTGTCCTGGCGCGTGACGGAAACAATTTGACGATCAGTTGGGAAGGCACTGGATTCACCCTGCAATCCGCTGGCGTCGTGACTGGTCCCTGGACCAAAGAAACCACAACCGCCAACTCGTTCAAGACGCCCCTCGCCCCCGGCACGAAATTCTATCGGCTGACCAACCAGTAGTCCGCGCCGTTCGCTCGTAGTCAGGGACGGAGTGGAATCCGTCCCTACCATCGCTAACAGTATTGGACCTCCCAAAAAGATGGACAAAAGAGCGGCGAGCCAATCGTTATCGATGCACAGCTCGGCAGGAGCCTCGCTCCACCACCGTTTACCGAGGCGTTGCCCGAGCCTCACGCTTCACGTTTCACGCATTACGTTTTACGCATTACGCATTACGTTTCACGCTCCCTGCCGGCGGTGCTAAAGAATCGCCGTGACCGACGAATCATTCCGCCGCAGAACTTACCGCGGCCGCCTCGCCCCTTCGCCCACGGGCTTTTTGCACCTGGGCCACGCGCGGACGTTTTGGATCGCGCACCAGCGGGCGCTCGACTGCGGCGGCACGCTCGTCCTGCGGGTCGAAGATCTGGATCGCGCCCGTTGCAAGACGGAGTTTACCCGGGCGCTGTTCGAGGACTTGCGGTGGTTTGGAATCCACTGGCAGGAAGGCCCGGATTGCGGAGGAGCTTTCGGGCCGTACGTCCAAAGCGAGCGGCTGGAGCTTTATCGCGCAGCGTTTGAGAAGTTGCAGAATCTGGGCGCGGTGTATCCCTGCACCTGTTCGCGCAAAGACATTCAACAGGCGTTGCAGGCGCCTCACGCCGAGGACGACGAACCGATTTACCCCGGCACGTGCCGCGAGCGTTACGTTTCACGTTTTACGGATTACGCCTTGGCGGATGTGTCAATCGCCAATCGGCAATCGCCAATCGGCAGTCCCCAATCACCGATTGCCAACCGCCCATCGCCAACCGCCGAGAGGAAAATGAACTGGCGTTTCCGGGTACCCGACGGCGAGGTTGTTTCCTTTGTCGATGGCGGCTTTGGCCCGCAGCGGTTCACGGCCGGGAAGGACCTCGGGGATTTCGTGGTCTGGCGGCAGGACGGCTTTCCCTCGTATCAACTGGCCGTGGTCGTGGATGACGCGGCCATGCAGATTACGGAAGTCGTGCGGGGCGCGGACTTGCTGAGGTCCACCGCGCGCCAGCTCCTGCTTTATCGGGCGCTCGGCTGGTCTGCGCCGGCGCTTTATCATTGTCCGTTGATGACGGACGAAGCGGGTCAAAGGTTGGCCAAACGGCACGACGCGCTGAGTCTGCAGGCGCTGCGTGGGCAAGGGTTGACGCCGGAGTCGCTCCGCAAGGAATGGAATTGATCAATCGCGAAGGTTCGCCTACTAATCACGGCATCGCTGCAACCCATGCTAACCAAGCGCACGTTGACCGCTGTTGCTATGACTTCCCCCGCAAATGTACTCCTGGCTTTTCTCCTCACCTTGACGGCCAGGATCAGTCTCCCGCCCGCCCGCGCCGACGATTCCATTCTGATCTCAGAATTCATGGCCGCGAACGATCGTTCCGTCCTCGACGACCTCGGCGAGTATTCGGATTGG
Proteins encoded in this window:
- a CDS encoding tRNA glutamyl-Q(34) synthetase GluQRS; its protein translation is MTDESFRRRTYRGRLAPSPTGFLHLGHARTFWIAHQRALDCGGTLVLRVEDLDRARCKTEFTRALFEDLRWFGIHWQEGPDCGGAFGPYVQSERLELYRAAFEKLQNLGAVYPCTCSRKDIQQALQAPHAEDDEPIYPGTCRERYVSRFTDYALADVSIANRQSPIGSPQSPIANRPSPTAERKMNWRFRVPDGEVVSFVDGGFGPQRFTAGKDLGDFVVWRQDGFPSYQLAVVVDDAAMQITEVVRGADLLRSTARQLLLYRALGWSAPALYHCPLMTDEAGQRLAKRHDALSLQALRGQGLTPESLRKEWN
- a CDS encoding HU family DNA-binding protein codes for the protein MAKPLTKSQIAAAIAEKAGTTKKTAGEILEHVAELAYKNAKNSFTLPGLGKLVLVNRKARIGRNPATGEEIKIPAKRVVKFRVAKAAKDAILGGK